The genome window GAAACGTTTCCTGCCTGTTTTCCATAATGCTCAAGGTGGCGCTTAAAACTCTCCTGCATAATGTCACTTGACAGGTAATAGTCTCCTGTCAAGCGCATCAGGTATGCAAATAGCTTGTCTTTGTGTTCCTTGTAAAACTCCAGGTACACTTCCATATATGTTTTAAAACGCATAACAGATAAAAAGGTTACAAGTTTTTGCAAATATTCAATAACCATGCTCAGCGGACATGGAAAACATAGACGCCCGCCGAAATATGACCAAGGTTTACCCGGAGCCATTTCCCCCGTTCACTCGCAGTGTCACACGGAGGATCTCGCTGGGACGCCAGAGTCTCATGCTCGGCCCCCATGTGCCCGTGCCTCTGCATACGATAACTGTCATACCATCCACCTCGTAACGTCCCTCCAATAGCGGATACCGGCTTTGGACCAGATAGTCGAATGGCCATATCTGTCCTCCGTGGGTGTGACCACAGAGCATCAGTCCCGCACCAGCTTTGGCTACCCTTTCGGCTTGCCACGGCGTATGTGAAAGGAGGATGGTAGCACCCGGGGGGCGACCTGCGAGCGCTTGCGAGATGGGATCGCCGCCTTGGCCGTTCAGACGTCCGGCCGTGAGATCATCCACGCCTGCCAGGACGAGACCCGGCCTCACTTCGGTCCACCCGTTGCTTAGCAACTTGAAACTTGCCTCCTTAAACAGGCTCTTTTTACCTCCCCCGTAGAATTCGTGATTGCCGGGGACGGCCCAGATACCGTAAGGTGCGGAGAGTTGCTTAAGTGTTGTAATCAACCGGTCTTCAGGTGGACCATGCCCTTCGAAAATATCACCGAGTAAAACCACAAGGTCGGGCTGCTGAGCCTTTACCTGGGCGATCCGAGCCGCCAGCCAACACTCGCCGAGCTGCGAACCAAGGTGCATATCGGACAGGACGACGAGTACTGTTCCGTCCATAGCATCGGGAAGGCCGGAAAGGCTCACCTCATATTTTTCTATCACCGGGGGCCGCAGGCCCTGTATGAGCGCGATCACCGAAAGCACTACACCGACTAACAATGCCCATCCTCGTAGCG of Anaerolineae bacterium contains these proteins:
- a CDS encoding metallophosphoesterase; translation: MFGTILISACTFMHIYVFWRAASVPFIDRHVSRKILIRAGVILWAIFFFGRVIGHARTGVLAGMLEFIGMNWMAVLFLTFIPLLLIDLSTLFGFLMPRLSSSLRGWALLVGVVLSVIALIQGLRPPVIEKYEVSLSGLPDAMDGTVLVVLSDMHLGSQLGECWLAARIAQVKAQQPDLVVLLGDIFEGHGPPEDRLITTLKQLSAPYGIWAVPGNHEFYGGGKKSLFKEASFKLLSNGWTEVRPGLVLAGVDDLTAGRLNGQGGDPISQALAGRPPGATILLSHTPWQAERVAKAGAGLMLCGHTHGGQIWPFDYLVQSRYPLLEGRYEVDGMTVIVCRGTGTWGPSMRLWRPSEILRVTLRVNGGNGSG